From the Hevea brasiliensis isolate MT/VB/25A 57/8 chromosome 13, ASM3005281v1, whole genome shotgun sequence genome, the window CATAGATTTGAGCTCCGCCGCTGCGCCTCGATGCAATCTCCTCTTGAGAACATGTGGCTTTGATATCAAATGTTATGACCCAAAAAGATTAACACATAAGTAAAGGAGAAAAACACACGATATTTGCGAGAACTCTTGAGACTTTATTCATCAAAATTTTAAAGCTGATCATTGACAGTTATTCTACTTCTTTTATAGCTAGTTACAAGAATACAAACGAAGCCATCCGAATCTTCTTACTCTACCGCTTACTGCAACAAACCCCACAACTCTTTAACTATTCAGCGAAAGGCTCCTTGCTGGGCTGGCATGTGACCATTGTGGCCAAGTAATACAacacttttttattttattttaacgaAAGATATCATTTCAAAGAAAGCCCAACAGCATCAACGAACAAAAGAAAGCAGCCTATGTCATGGGATTGCACAGAAACAACTGGTCATAAAGCGGTTTCTGTGCAAGACAATGAGCAGCAAAATTACATGATCTTTTGACAAAATTAAATGAGAACTGATCTAAGCCTTGACTAAATTGCAAAGCATCATTTACAATATCTTGAATCTCCAGCATGGTAGACATTTCCCGAAGAGCTTGAACCACAACCAGAGCATCACTTAAAAGATGACTGAACTCCAACCACGTCTTCTGGACAAAATAACAGCTTCCCTAAAAGCTAAAGCTTCCAGGACTAGAGGGTTGGTTTGTTCATAGGTAATTCTACTCTGCCAATCAAGAATAATACCTTTCATATCTCTAGCCAGCACAGCTATTGCACCCTTCCTTCCACTTTTGCTAACTGCTGCGTTTCTCTTTATTCAAAAggcatcatttcattaactttcaCGATCATGATAAATAAATTTGGCTAAATATTTAATTTCAGTCCTGTATTTATTGTGACGTTCAATTTAGTAAATTTCAACATTTTATTCAAtggacaaaatttcataatttattgatttaaataaaataaaaagttcaatttcttaatttaatctaaaaatcaagaaactcaattatttttttaagctaaattgaacttaaattaaaatttttatattaatttaaaaaaaaaagttaaaatattaactaaattgaACATTTCAGTAAGTATATGGTGAAATTAAACATTAagctaataaaaaatatttatataaataaataaatacccacaagtgaaaaaaaaaaaaaaaatacaaacacACCTCAGGAGAAAATCGCTTCCTATTGAAGTTGCCAAAAAATCCATCAGCTATCATTTGATCATTTAGCTTGATTAACACGCTATCTGATCTTTCATCCCATCATTCCTTGAAAATTATCGAGAGACGTTATCTTAGGGCCTATTTGGTGttttgagaaaattatttttttaaatatattagttagagtgttaaaaaataattaaaaattaaattaaattaattttaattataagaatattaaaataataaattaatttttttcaaattatttttcttaatagcatctaaaatagtatttttattcataaaaaaagttttaaactttaaaatttaatgtcaaataaaactttaaattttattaaatttttataagaagTACACACAAACAGAAAACACGAAGAAAAACTTAAGATACTATAAGATACTAACTTAGAGAACTAGTCGTGCATTCATtccatcaaaataaacaacaatgaccataaaaagaagaaaaatcccCTCATCAACTCATCCAAACACCAGTTTTGGTCTAGTTTGAGGCAATCCCTTCTCACTTTTCATGCAAAAATCATATAAAAGACTTGCATTTATCCTTCTGCCATCCTCTCTTTCTTAGTACCTTAGTAGTTGATACGCTTAAAAATATTCAGGTAGCTCCTGCATTGACAACAGGTGGAAGTTCATAGAGCAAAGTAACCGTATGTATGAAAAGAGCTGTACTCATATGTGAAGATGGCAGAGCTAAATGGATGGTTGAAGCCCATATAGTCCACTTGGTTAGAAAATCATATTGGACATTTGAAAAGTCAACCACATCCGAGTCAAACCCCTCTAAATCATATTCAAGATAAAAGTACCCCTCTTGCAAATATATGGAGAGTCATTTATTAACGTGAGGACAAGCACATTAATAAGCCAATGTGAGAGGCTAATCTCTGCTCTGACACAATAACTATTATAGCCGAAGTACCCATTGGGCTAACAAAGAAACATATTCCATATAACAAGTCACTAAAATTGAACAAAGTATCACAAATCTATGTCCCTAGGACATCTGACACTTCCTTGGTGATCAAACTGTTAATGCATAAGGTCTTGTTTCCATAAGATAAAACATTCAAACTCTCACACTTTTATTATATTCTCTTTGTTGTCAATTTTCTGTCTAGACTTTTAAATTCACGAACTTAAGCATCTTAGTGCCATTAGGGAATACTCCCCTTTAGCTTTCTGACCTCCGCCCTTGTCTTGCTGATGGTATCAAGTGACCCTTCAGACATCGTTTGGACACCAAACTGCCCAGTACATTCAATTGTATCCGTACCCTCTACCATATGCCTCTGGACACTATCCCACGTGTCATTCGTCTGTGATACCCCGGTATCATACCATCGAGGTAGCCAAACAAGACTTTTAAGTCTTTTAACACCAGAATTCATTCAACCCTGATCAGCTATTATTCTGTCTGTTAACCCCGTAATTTTGAAAAGAAATTTTAATGCTGTTTGGAGTTAATCTTTCAATTTTTACTTGATACAAAATCTTATTTGCTTTCAATTTCCTCTATTTATCAATCAACTACACCACTGTTAGGATTCATATTTGCATACTTATCATCGgaatttcttttcctttcttttttaaaACAACATAAAGCATTCATGATTTTACATTTCCTCTTCACCTCAACAAAATTTCTCAATATTTAACCAAAAtggaaataaaattagataagagccaaaaaaaaaatccaaatttcaagatATCATgttctcaaaatttttaaaaaggaAAACGAAAACAAAGGAAACTGATTTGATGGATACCTGATGAAGAGGAGCTCATGGACATTGTGGATGTGGGAGTCGCAGAAACGGATGAAATCGTAAGCGGAGAGGTAGTTGGGAACAGCGTCAACGAAGAGAGAAGTGGATCGAGAGCTAAGGTTTGGCAATAAGCACTGCTATGCTATGCGTTTTCATAGACTTGCACTACGCCTCTTCTTTCACTTTATTTAGGGTTAGGGATAGGGTTTGATTGGGTAGTGGAGAAGGTGGACTCCTGGAGAGTGAGAGGGTGATCGACGTCCACTGAGTGGACTCGGAGGATAAACATCTTGGCTTGGCTTGGCTTTTGATCGAGTTGAATCGGTGGGTGAACTCGAGAAGAAGGAAATCTATTTCGGCGGGAAATTGGCGGTTGCGGGTTTACTGTCATGGATGCGTAATAGCGTCGAATATTTTCAAATTGAGATTGTTTtagataataatataattaaaatttaaatttaattaaatataaaatatatttttttataatatttatatattttgtatattatattttaaataaataatatttaaatattttaaaaaattattcaaataataataaatgtaaataatttaaaataaattttaataaatttagaataaatttaaatataataattttcataATTACCGTCCTTTCCCAACTCTAGTAAGGGTGGTGACATTATTATCAaggtgaaaaattaaaaaaaattaaaaatgaaacgaCACCGTTTATCGTAATTAGTAATTAGCGCCTTTATTATCCTCCAAAATCACGCTTCCTTTTTCAATCAGCCCGCAGAGCACTACCCGCCCACGCGGAGAGACATTCTCACATACGCGCTTTACTACAGTATCTTCTTTTCCTCCTTTGGATTCTCCGGATCTTCAACTCCGGTCAAAAGATCTCCCGATTGTCGGCGCAACTCCGACCACAGAAGAGGTACTTTCCCTTTTCCTTattctagcaatttcatttgTGTATATGATAAATTAATTCCAGATGAAGAATTTAACTACGTCTCAACTTCAATTTCAGTATCAAACACTTTGGTCACAAATGGCAACCAGCACCATCCGCAAAGCGATCGGCGCCGTCAAAGATCAAACAAGCATAAGCATAGCCAAAGTCGCTGGTAACATAGCGCCGGACCTCGAAGTTTTGGTCGTTAAAGTTACTAGCCATGATGAAGACCCTGCCGATGAGAAGTACATTAGAGAGATTATAAACCTTACTTCTTATTCTAGGGGTTATGTTAGTGCTTGTGTGGCTACTGTATCTAGACGCTTAAGCAAAACCCATGATTGGATTGTGGCCATCAAGGctttgatgcttcttcataggCTTCTGGTCGATGGCCACCCTTCATTTGAGGAGGAGATTGTGTATGCCACCAGGAGTGGGATGCGTGTTTTGAATATGTCGGGTTTTAGAGATGAGGCACACTCCCATTCCTGGGATCATGCGGCATTTGTCAGGTTTTATGCAATGTATCTTGATGAGAAACTTGAGGTTGCAATTTCTGAGAGAAAATTGAAAGCCAGTGAAAGGAAATATGATGAGAGTGATGATGGGTTTGGACAAAGAGAATATAGGGACGATTTTGATTATGGGATGCCCAGATCAAGGTCTTATGGTGATTTGAATGATGATTCAGTTGGAAAAGAACAGAGGAGAGAGGCTACTCCAATTAGACAAATGAGGCCAGAGAGGATTTTGAACAAATTGAACCAGCTTTTGAGGATGCTTGATAGAGTTTTGGCTTGTAGGCCAACGGGGATGGCTAAGAATAGCAGGTTGATTCTCGTGTCAATTTACAGGGTAGTGAAGGAGAGTTTTGGTCTTTATGTTGATATATGCGTGGCATTGGGGATGGTGTTGGATAGATTTACTGAGATGGAGTATGCAGGTTGTGTTAAGGGATTTGATATGTATGTTAGTGCAGCAAGGATGATAGATGAACTTGTTGGGTTTTATGGTTGGTGCAAGGATGTTGGGATTGCAAGATCATCTGAGTTCCCTGCCGTGCAGAGAATTACCGATCAGCTGTTGGGAACACTTGAAGGATTTTTGAAAGAAAAGACTAACATGCCATCTAAGAGTCCTGTGAGAAGTACGGAGGAGAAGGTTCCAATTAAGCAAGAATTGGAACCAGATATGAATGAGGTCAAGGCTCTTCCTCCACCAGAGAATTATACCTCTCGACCCCCTCCAGAGCCACGGCCAAAGCCACAACTGCAGCAGGTCACAGAAGATTTGGTGAATTTGAGGGATGATGCAGTTTCAGCTGATGATCAGGGCAACAAATTGGCTCTGGCTTTGTTCTCTGGACCACCAATTGCCAGTACAAATGGTTCATGGGAAGCATTCCCATCAAATGGAGATTCTGAAGTGACTTCAGCATGGCAGACACCAGCTGCTGAGAGTGGTAAAGCAGACTGGGAATTGGCATTGGTGGAATCCACTAGTAATCTATCCAATCAGAAAGCAATTTTAGGGGGTGGTATGGATCCACTACTATTAAACGGAATGTATGATCACGGGGCAGTGAGGCAGCATGTGAACGCTACTCAATTGAGTGGTGGGAGTGCAAGTAGTGTGGCATTGCCTGGCCCAGGGAAGAGTGCAACGCCAGTATTGGCATTGCCTGCACCTGATGGGACGGTCCAGCCAGTTGGGAACCATGATCCATTTGCTGCATCCCTTGCAGTTCCACCCCCTTCATATGTGCAGATAGCAGACATGGAGAGGAAGCAGCACTTGCTGCTTCAGGAACAGCAGATATGGAAACAATATGGAAGGGATGGAATGCATGGCCAAGTGGGTTTGGCTAATATTAGCGGATATTCAGCGTACTATGGCCCGAGTCCTCAATCTATGATGATGCCTTATGGGATGCCACAGGTCAGTGGTTTGAGACAGCCAGGAGGTTACTACTACACGCACTATTGAAGTTTTTTGTCTTAATGACTTGCTGCTTCTTTCTGTGATGCACATTACTATGATATGCTTATTTCCAACCTTTTTGCCAAGTGTTTATATATAAGGTTAATGCCGCTTGCCATTGTTAATCTGTGTGTAACCATTTGCATCAGAGGGGGTGAGAAACGTACAAAGTTTCAACATAGTGTGTTGCTTTGTCTGATGGGCAGTTGCTTTTGTATCTTTTTGCCATCAATTTCATTCTGTCATAAAAAACCATAAAGTTTTGTTCATCTTTCTGATTCTTCATAGCCTACATTGGTAAATAAACCTTTGGAATTACCAGTTCTGAAAACTCTCATCACTAGGACTATTTAGGAGAGTAAAAACAGCACAATTCTCGTTTGAACATGTCATCAGCTTCTTCTGACATGAACAGAGGCATTTGAGCTGAGATTAAGATCAAGAATCGCACATGTTGATTCTTTAATTGTTTCTTCATTTTGATTTTTCTATTTAAAGCTTTAGAAGATGAGCTGACTGAGTCACTTGTTGACCATGTCCAATTACTCTTGTGATTATCTAATTCATAGAAATATTCTTAGCTGAACTTTGTTGGCTATTatacaattttttaaattttataatttaatgagATTacgttattgtaaaatattaattCATTTGTCATCAACTCACTCCAGaaatgggattttttttttttttttttacttttagatAGAACATGAAAGTTAAGGAGCATAGGAAAAAGGTTATAGTATCTGAAGtcatttcaattatttatttaatttatacaaattattatcgtataataaaatttattaatttggtcaatataatatttatatgtaaaatataataataaattaataaaaaatataaaaagttaTTTTAATCACACTAATTTTAAATGTGTTTTATCACTCATACATATTTAGTAgtctataaattataaatatgaatACATATATTTAATTATGATGCACAAAAgatattttaatgaaaaattatatttattatattgtgcaaataatgtatttatgtgttaaGACTAAtttgtttgatttttaaaatatagagactaaattattgATTTGATCAAAATGTAAGGATTAAATTATTTCTATTGAAACTTAGATcaacaataaattaattataaatatttttttattgatgaaataaaaaaaagagagattAACTTGttttttcaataaataaaatACACATAAGGTCTATATTGTAATTTAAGAGGAGGTAAGTAtaatataatttgaatatttttatcatgtgaaggaaatattttaatatttaaataatgatATACATGAAATTTTTAAAATGAATCAAAGATAATATgcgtaataaaaaatattaattatcaaatttttaaaattcatcaatttAGAGTATTAAGAAAGCGGCATTTTGAAGACTTCAAATTCAAttcttcaaattaaaataataataattattttataagtaatttattttaaattttttatataaaattataataacataaaattttataCTTTATATTTATAATCCTtttccatttaattaaatttttatataaaaaaaattaaaaaaatatttatttttagaaataaaattatttctaAACAAGAGattcatattttaaatattttaaatatttattatctcTAAAATTTCCTCAAAACAAAAATGTAAAATGTTTATATATAAACATTTTAAGTTAACAAAACATAATGTTAATTTCCATGTCCAGGGAAAAATTAACTGATACTTTTGCTTTTTTAATCAGCTAATtgtttaatgaagtgattttaaaattttattgcagTTGTTTATCAATTTAATCGGTTTGATATGGTAAAAAAGTCAACTAAAAGTGAAAAAAAtaaaacctttttttttattgtttgccTTCTACAAATTCTAAATCTATTATGCACTTCCATGCTCAAatacttttttatttatatatatataattaattttaattcagatttaaatttaaaaaaaaattataaaaaattattttaaagtgtCACATATTTATcaagtaaattaattttttaataaaaactgTACATTGAGCTCATAAAAAATTAGCAAATAGAGTATTTTGCCTGAACTATGCTAGTttaaattattactattattattattattattattattattattattagttttgaattagaaattttaaaatattagatGTAACTTTAACATCAtgtaatttatatcatatatttaTTGTGAACTGCATactcattaaaaaatataatttagtatttaaaaaaaaattaaatactccCTTATACCTTAAGTCAATGCTaaatatattcaaaattaaattttgataaaacgAGTATGTATTTTCTGATTAAGTTAAAtaagtttatatttaataatatattatttttttaataataaaatattatattcttaatttcttaaataataattttaatattaaataatttttcattttttttttataaacaaaaACTCAAATAATGCACGGCGCTAAGTCCCACTGTCCACACTTTCACTCCACTTCCCATCTCAGTCCATTTGCCGATATGTCTAACGTCATCGTCCTCGACAACGGCGGCGGTTTTATAAAAGCCGGCCACGGCGGCGAACGTGATCCTGTCACTGTAATCCCCAACTGCCTCTACCGTCCTCTCTCCTCCAAGAAATTCCTACATCCATCTCCCACAGCCTCTGCCTCAACCGAAGACCTAACCTCCGCCGCTGTTCGCCGTCCAATTGACCGCGGCTACCTCATAAACCCCGACCTCCAGCGGGATATCTGGAGTCACCTCTTTACCTCTCTTCTCCACATCACTCCCTCCAATTACTCCCTTCTCTTGACCGAACCTCCCTTCACTCTCCCATCAATCCAGCGTGCTACAGACGAGCTTGTCTTCGAGGACTTTGGTTTCAAGTCCCTTTTCATCACCGACTCGCCCAAGCTTGTTCATCTTTACGAGGCGAGTAAGAGGCCTGATGGGTTAATCTCCAAAGCGCAGTGCAGTCTGGTGGTGGATTGTGGGTTCTCGTTCACTCATGCAGCTCCTGTTTTCCAGAACTTCACGCTTAATTACGGAGTGAAGAGGATAGATTTGGGTGGTAAAGCGCTGACCAATTACTTGAAGGAGTTGGTTTCTTATCGCTCGGTGAATGTGATGGACGAGAGCTTTCTTATGGATGATGTGAAAGAGAAACTTTGCTTTGTTTCCCTTGATATTGCTCGCGATTTGCAGGTTGCCAGGTAATAAATTTGAAATTAGTTTGTTACTGGTTAGTGGGTTCTTGTATGTTGGCTACAAAGAAGACAAAAATATGTTGGTTAGGTGTCGTGAAGACCAGTTGTAGAACTTGGGAATCGGATATCAAATTGTTCCAGAATAGGATTTTGAGAAGTTGTCATTTAATTTGCATTTTATGGGAGTGAATTTGAAGTTACCTACGGTTGCTCTGTTCAGACTTTTTTTGCATTCAATTCTCAATTGTTTGTTATGGATTTTAGGAATGTTGTCCCTGGCAATGATGTCTATTATGTTTTGATCAAATTCTTATCTTGCCCCGTATAAACTTGCAACCTTTTATAGAAAACGTGGGAAGGACAATGTCTTGCGCTGTGTTTATGTTCTTCCTGATGGCATCACCCACACTAAGGGTTTTGTGAAGGACCCAGATGAAGCAAAGAGATACCTCACTATGACTGGTGCGGATTCTCCATCTTTAGAAACAATAAAGGGTATAGATCGACCTGAACTTTCAGAGAAGCTGGAGGACAGAAGGAGAATTGATTTAACGAAAAATGTGAGCTTGCTGTCTTTGGAAGCATGTATTCAGCTTAATTCTACTGTCTCTTTAATTTTTACTATCTGTGCAGgagtttgagttgacaaatgaacGGTTCCTTGTTCCAGAAATGATCTTCCACCCTGCAGATTTGGGTTTGTACTATACTATACACTTTTATATTTTCAGTTCAATCTAGGaacaaggtttttttttttttaacttggaCTGCTAAACGCTTCTTGGATTTGAAAACTTGTTGCTAAAACAAGTCAACAATGACCAAATCAGGGAGAAAGAGGAGAGTATTGGAAGTTTAATTTTATCCATGGTCACTAAGCATTTCATTATATTTCAAGAGAATTACTTGACTTTAATTCGTCACACACAAATCATTCAACTGTACTCTGTGTTTAATAATATCActattatttaatttcaatggaTAATTCAGCCACTTCTCTAGTTGGGCAGCCAaatcaacattttttttttaaaatctagCTGTACATTCAAAGTTGGCCGTAAGGGTTTCTTTCTTTCTGTCGTGTCCAAAATCaggttgaatctcattcaaatctgGCAACAATGATCTTATTGAAACAGAATTGAACTTGAGTGATCTTTACAGAACAAATTTAATTTGACAGACCATATTGAAATTAAGAGCTTTCTGAATGTTTGTCAAGTTGTTTTGGAACTGAGCTCAAAGGTGCTAATCTGAACCCCTATTTCAGGGATGAACCAGGCTGGACTAGCAGAGTGCATAGTTCGAGCAGTCAATTCCTGCCATCCTGTTCTTCATCCTGTACTCTATGAGAGGTGATTTTACAAAGACTTGCAGTATTAAGCATTGGaaacaaactttcaaattttattttctaatagCAGTTGATGGCTGTTTAAATCTTGTGCTTGCACAGCATTATATTGACTGGTGGAAGCACATTATTTCCTCGATTTTCTGAGAGACTGTAAGCCCATATTCCTTTCCTGTTTTCTTGTGTACTATAAATCTTATTTTTGATTTGTGGACTTCTATTCATGTCTTTGGAGGAAATTGCAGTGAAATGGAGCTCCGGCCTCTTGTCCCTGATGAGTATCAAGTGAAGATAACCACGCAAGAAGAGTAAACTCTTCACTCTTGGAAAGTATTAATTTGCCTTTTTTAAGTGCCACTGTTTCCTATTTAGTAAAATCTTGTGGTGCTTGTCCAGTCCCATACTAGGTGTGTGGCGAGGTGGATCACTTTTGGCATCGAGTCCTGATTTTGAAGCAATGTGTGTCACCAAGTCTGAGTACGAGGAACTTGGATCTGCTCGATGTCGTAAGAGATTCTTTCATTGAGCGCTTAAAATGCTGAAGGTATCCTATATCCTTACTGACATAGAAATGTGTGCAATCTGTTCATGAACATTAcagatgaaaaatatttttgcCACCCAAATTCTTCATATACATAATTTATGCTAATTGTCCTACTAGTTTTAATCAAACAGCATAAAGTAAAATGCAGCTGGTGCTAAGCTTTCTTCCAAGCTTTGCTGGGTCGTGTTGGTTATTGGCTTGCATAGGAAGGCATGGGCCCAATCCTTATGTTGATCAGCTCGATATGGTCAAGTGCTAGCACTCAGAAGGACTCTTGGTGACAAATTTCAATATCAATTGGTAGTTAATTTATCCTGGTGCTAGCTGACCCCCTCATTTTTGCCTCAAGGGTAAACCATAGACAACCAGATATTACAGATACATTGGAGTGTCAAGTGATGGTGACCCAAGGTCAAATTCGCAGGAAAATTCCTGTTTATTGGGGGTGACTCTGCGAGCAAGATCTTGTTTTGTTGTGTAATTTGATGAAATTTTCTGGGCATTGTATTTAAGATTGTGGGTTAATGTTTGTCACATTTCAAGTGAAATTCACCAAAACTTCCAGTGAAAATGCAAATGCCCCATGATTATTATTTTAGAATTGCAAATAGATACCGAATCATAAGCTCTTTAATGTGGTCCCTTTTGCATCCCAATCTCTCCATTCAAATGGTTAGCTGATAATTAATTATTCATTCATTTCTCATCGGCTAATTAAAACATCCTTGTTATTTAAACAAGAACACCAAAAGAAAAAGCCATGCATTGCTGAACATAAAAGCATGTGCCAAGAGCTCCATAATCATTTACTGCATTTAATTTATACCATCATGAAATGCTTCCACCAACAAATAAAGAAATTAGATTTGTCTTTTTGCTTATTGATTGCACATCTAAACAAACAACTCAGTACCATATTGAAGCATTAGAGGGAATTGCTCAAATTAATCTGTCATGTTCTCTCTTATCTTACAAGTTCATATTCACAAGAAAAATCAACGAACAACATCACAATCATTGAATTACAATGAGCATATATTCTCTCTTATCTTATAAGTTCATATTCGCAAGAAAAATCTACGAATAACATCACAATCATTGAATTACAATGAGCATATATTATCAATTATTCTCGCTTAGTTGTATTATTAGGAAAATAAACTAGAATATTAAGCATATTAATTATTACATTATTGTTGCTTTTGTATATTAGAAAGGAGATAGAAAGTAATAATTGAATAACATAAaggattaaaaattaataaaatttggaaAAGCCAATTGTGATTATTGTGAATTAGCTGTTGCTATGATGAATAAAGGAAATAGTGGATGGATAGGCATAAAATAAGATACCCACAAGCTAACTTGAAAGCATGAAATCATGGTTTATTAAACTCCGACGGGAACTTGCTGAAGAATCGGGTAGATAAGTCAATGAGTCATTGATTCAATCAGGAAGTTAACGATTCTAGCAATtagttattaaaaaattaattaaatattattatatattaaaaataaaaaataaatatatcatttcataaattttttttaattagtataaataaaaacataataactaaaaaacattttattaattgaatataaatttaaatttttgaatattaaaacattaatattattattttttaaaattttcaatttaggtCTGATTAACGAGTCATTGGGTTATCGGTTCAACTATCAAACCTTTCGATTTTTCCTGAATCAACTACTTGTCCAGCTCAATAAGAGAACGGACCCAATTTATATCAGATCACTAGTCACCAAATCAAGTCGTCGAATCGGCCTAGATTTTGTAGTAGTGCATGAAATGGCTTGTCGGTCTTTGCGTGGCATTGGGTGTGTCATCAATGGCATGGATTACCCGGAGAATGATTTATTCATGATAATGATTTTAGATTCCGCTGAAAATGtgcataaataataatttataaattaataaaatattatatttatttgtgGACTGGTGATTTATAGTTGCATATATAgtaaatgaaaattgaaaatgtgctaatgattagtaaattaaatttatagacgtgtatattgtgacacccctcacccgactatagtgtagtcaAGCAAGATATATCACATTCGAcgttggagcaccctatcttatcttactttattactttaataattttattctcgttatattttaatatcaattatttatcTAAGGAGAAATCAGtggagtttttcctattttattatcgtttggcgtattttactatttacctgtttaaaaatctcaacaatattttctaTACAATAATTCAtctatactcatatcatcatttcaaaaatcattatgtaattcaaatttatactcatttgtacaaatttattcatgcttattacatatattaaaattctcatttttattagtttacataatttgtaaactaattgcataaattcataatttacatcaggtgcatattacatacaatttcctaattttcattacaacataataaataattataatgcacaaattatataatatgactaatgtgagccttaTCTAtatacattgctgaggaggtgacaaccttgagcacttctgacacttctgtagattcGAACTCCAAAAATCACAGTCTAATATCCCCTAGGCT encodes:
- the LOC110661238 gene encoding actin-related protein 6, whose product is MHGAKSHCPHFHSTSHLSPFADMSNVIVLDNGGGFIKAGHGGERDPVTVIPNCLYRPLSSKKFLHPSPTASASTEDLTSAAVRRPIDRGYLINPDLQRDIWSHLFTSLLHITPSNYSLLLTEPPFTLPSIQRATDELVFEDFGFKSLFITDSPKLVHLYEASKRPDGLISKAQCSLVVDCGFSFTHAAPVFQNFTLNYGVKRIDLGGKALTNYLKELVSYRSVNVMDESFLMDDVKEKLCFVSLDIARDLQVARKRGKDNVLRCVYVLPDGITHTKGFVKDPDEAKRYLTMTGADSPSLETIKGIDRPELSEKLEDRRRIDLTKNEFELTNERFLVPEMIFHPADLGMNQAGLAECIVRAVNSCHPVLHPVLYESIILTGGSTLFPRFSERLEMELRPLVPDEYQVKITTQEDPILGVWRGGSLLASSPDFEAMCVTKSEYEELGSARCRKRFFH
- the LOC110661237 gene encoding putative clathrin assembly protein At2g25430, producing the protein MATSTIRKAIGAVKDQTSISIAKVAGNIAPDLEVLVVKVTSHDEDPADEKYIREIINLTSYSRGYVSACVATVSRRLSKTHDWIVAIKALMLLHRLLVDGHPSFEEEIVYATRSGMRVLNMSGFRDEAHSHSWDHAAFVRFYAMYLDEKLEVAISERKLKASERKYDESDDGFGQREYRDDFDYGMPRSRSYGDLNDDSVGKEQRREATPIRQMRPERILNKLNQLLRMLDRVLACRPTGMAKNSRLILVSIYRVVKESFGLYVDICVALGMVLDRFTEMEYAGCVKGFDMYVSAARMIDELVGFYGWCKDVGIARSSEFPAVQRITDQLLGTLEGFLKEKTNMPSKSPVRSTEEKVPIKQELEPDMNEVKALPPPENYTSRPPPEPRPKPQLQQVTEDLVNLRDDAVSADDQGNKLALALFSGPPIASTNGSWEAFPSNGDSEVTSAWQTPAAESGKADWELALVESTSNLSNQKAILGGGMDPLLLNGMYDHGAVRQHVNATQLSGGSASSVALPGPGKSATPVLALPAPDGTVQPVGNHDPFAASLAVPPPSYVQIADMERKQHLLLQEQQIWKQYGRDGMHGQVGLANISGYSAYYGPSPQSMMMPYGMPQVSGLRQPGGYYYTHY